Proteins encoded together in one Planctomyces sp. SH-PL14 window:
- a CDS encoding efflux RND transporter periplasmic adaptor subunit — protein MTPDQTPNLDYKMSSTTMAIPSTVPADAADVPAVHHDPEAVGDPPPVPNVPRSRVALAGIVGMTLVAGMFFAGWTPKTRQDKVLHADAEKIRTALPRVQTTLPKQSPAETTALLPGDVQAIEETTIYPRTTGYVKRWLVDLGDRVQEGQLLAEISTPEIDAQLQQARATLTESEAMLERAIASAKLAEINLRRIRSLREQNASPQQQLDEAEGTAAVATANVRVAEATINANKADLLRIEELQSFSKIVAPFRGRITARHIDVGQLVTPGNAASQALFQIARTNVVRVFLNVPQMYAFSVKQGLPAEIIVREKPESEFVGKVVHTASAIDPTTRTLLTEVQISNEDNALLIGSYVQVQLHVHRDNPPLLIPASALMFNADGTKVAVVGAKNKVAIRDVTVEGDFGAQVGIAKGIGAGDQVVVNPGDRMADGLAVSVDVPQVAMSQMAAGR, from the coding sequence ATGACGCCCGACCAGACTCCGAATCTCGATTACAAGATGTCCTCCACGACGATGGCGATTCCTTCGACTGTTCCCGCAGACGCGGCCGACGTTCCAGCCGTGCATCACGATCCCGAAGCGGTCGGCGATCCGCCGCCGGTGCCGAATGTTCCCCGGTCCCGGGTGGCCCTGGCGGGGATTGTCGGAATGACCCTGGTGGCGGGGATGTTCTTTGCCGGCTGGACTCCGAAGACGCGGCAGGACAAGGTCCTCCACGCGGACGCGGAGAAGATCCGGACCGCTCTCCCGCGCGTCCAGACGACACTCCCGAAGCAGTCGCCGGCCGAAACGACCGCGCTGCTCCCGGGGGACGTCCAGGCGATCGAAGAGACGACGATCTATCCCCGGACGACCGGATACGTGAAGCGGTGGCTCGTCGACCTGGGTGATCGTGTCCAGGAAGGACAGCTGCTGGCCGAGATCAGCACGCCGGAGATCGACGCGCAGCTCCAGCAGGCGCGGGCGACGCTGACGGAGTCCGAGGCGATGCTCGAGCGGGCGATTGCTTCGGCCAAGCTGGCTGAGATCAACCTCCGCCGGATTCGTTCGTTGCGGGAGCAGAATGCGTCGCCGCAGCAGCAGCTCGACGAAGCGGAAGGGACGGCTGCCGTTGCGACGGCCAACGTCCGCGTGGCCGAGGCGACGATCAATGCCAACAAGGCGGACCTCCTGCGGATTGAGGAGCTACAGTCGTTCTCGAAGATCGTCGCCCCGTTCCGCGGCCGGATCACGGCCCGGCACATCGACGTCGGGCAGCTCGTGACTCCCGGCAATGCGGCGTCGCAGGCGCTGTTTCAGATTGCCCGGACGAACGTGGTTCGCGTGTTCCTGAACGTGCCGCAGATGTACGCGTTCAGCGTGAAGCAGGGGCTGCCCGCCGAGATCATCGTTCGAGAAAAGCCGGAGTCCGAGTTTGTCGGCAAGGTGGTCCACACCGCTTCGGCCATCGATCCGACGACCCGAACCTTGCTGACGGAGGTCCAGATCTCGAATGAGGACAACGCCCTGCTGATCGGGTCGTACGTCCAGGTGCAGCTCCATGTGCACCGGGACAATCCGCCGCTCCTGATTCCGGCGTCGGCTCTGATGTTCAATGCCGATGGGACGAAGGTGGCCGTTGTGGGGGCGAAGAACAAGGTGGCGATTCGGGACGTGACCGTTGAAGGGGACTTTGGCGCTCAGGTCGGGATCGCGAAGGGGATTGGGGCGGGAGATCAGGTCGTCGTCAATCCGGGGGACCGGATGGCGGATGGGCTGGCGGTGAGTGTGGATGTGCCGCAAGTGGCGATGTCCCAGATGGCAGCAGGCCGATAA
- a CDS encoding GntR family transcriptional regulator, translating to MSNTRHCMSDRIRDQLAQRIYDGRLKAGDRLLELEIAREFDTSQTPVREALRELESLKLVESIPYRGTRVRGISDREMTEAYTVRGVLEQLAGELAAVHLKNNVAALAPIRVSLEGIHASARTGDLDGYSRHNVDFHRQIVVASDNQLLIQAWEALGFEARVRVHLKQHGEPRIVERAAEHDPIVDALEAGDGPTAGRLLRDHAELCKQRWLERPRVPDGEPVEGNQGVETALASYLS from the coding sequence ATGAGCAACACCCGCCACTGCATGAGTGATCGCATCCGCGACCAGCTTGCGCAGCGGATCTACGACGGGCGGCTCAAGGCGGGGGATCGGTTGCTGGAACTCGAGATCGCTCGCGAGTTCGATACGAGCCAGACGCCCGTCCGCGAGGCACTCCGGGAACTGGAGTCGCTGAAGCTCGTTGAGTCGATTCCGTATCGCGGGACCCGCGTTCGCGGGATCAGTGATCGGGAGATGACCGAGGCTTACACGGTTCGCGGTGTACTCGAACAGCTGGCTGGCGAACTCGCTGCCGTGCATCTCAAGAACAACGTCGCGGCGCTCGCGCCGATTCGGGTCTCGCTGGAAGGAATTCATGCTTCCGCGCGAACCGGAGACCTCGATGGATACTCTCGTCACAACGTCGACTTCCATCGTCAGATCGTTGTGGCGTCGGACAACCAGTTGCTGATTCAGGCGTGGGAAGCGCTCGGGTTTGAAGCCCGGGTCCGCGTCCACCTGAAGCAGCACGGGGAGCCCCGCATCGTCGAACGGGCGGCTGAGCACGACCCGATCGTCGATGCCCTGGAGGCGGGAGATGGACCGACTGCCGGCCGCCTCCTTCGAGATCATGCCGAGCTGTGCAAGCAGCGGTGGCTGGAACGGCCTCGAGTTCCGGACGGCGAGCCGGTCGAGGGGAACCAGGGAGTGGAGACGGCGCTCGCCAGTTATCTGTCCTGA
- a CDS encoding MOSC domain-containing protein translates to MSQSAAAKIVSVQVGKPEWHPIPGEEEDAEARFRTAIFKRPVSGPVAVGQLGLEGDGQANRKHHGGVDKAVLAYSLDHYADWTPLLAPDGIPYGAFGENLTISGQTEADVCIGDVWQFGTARLQISQPRQPCATLGRRWARPQLPKEVVRNGQGGWYFRVVENGALEAGETPRLIERPQPDWPVLRAFRTYFDRPLDRAARSELAHLPELSLSWRDELLAHS, encoded by the coding sequence ATGTCGCAGTCTGCCGCCGCCAAGATCGTCTCCGTGCAGGTCGGAAAGCCCGAGTGGCATCCGATTCCGGGCGAAGAAGAGGACGCCGAGGCCCGGTTCCGCACGGCGATCTTCAAACGTCCCGTCTCGGGCCCCGTGGCAGTCGGACAGCTCGGCCTCGAGGGGGACGGACAGGCGAACCGCAAGCACCACGGCGGCGTCGACAAGGCGGTCCTGGCGTACTCGCTCGACCACTACGCGGATTGGACGCCGCTCCTCGCTCCGGACGGAATTCCTTACGGCGCGTTCGGTGAGAACCTGACGATCTCGGGCCAGACGGAAGCGGACGTCTGCATCGGCGACGTCTGGCAGTTCGGGACCGCCCGGCTCCAGATCTCGCAGCCCCGGCAGCCGTGCGCCACGCTCGGCCGGCGATGGGCCCGGCCGCAGCTTCCGAAGGAGGTTGTCCGGAACGGGCAGGGGGGCTGGTACTTTCGCGTCGTCGAGAACGGCGCTCTCGAAGCGGGCGAGACGCCGCGGCTCATTGAGCGTCCGCAACCCGACTGGCCGGTCCTGCGGGCGTTCCGGACCTACTTCGACCGTCCGCTCGATCGGGCCGCGCGGTCGGAACTCGCTCATCTCCCCGAACTTTCCCTGAGCTGGCGCGATGAACTGCTGGCCCACTCCTGA
- a CDS encoding DUF1501 domain-containing protein: MITILSAQAGKTSSFCDRLSRRGFLTIGGMALGGLGLSDVLAAEPRSRSHKAIINIYLPGGPSHIDMWDPKPDAPREVRGEFNPISTNVPGIQICELFPQLAAVMDKVVVVRSLSDSAGLHDGYQCMTGRKKGERSPPGGWPSGGAWVSKMQGPAQESVPPNIALMYQTGNRPWGEPGTGGFLGVAHAPFNTLGREARSTSDNMVLQGVTLERLQDRVQLRRAIDSMKEAVDNRGIMDSLDVSVGQAMGILTSSRLADALDLSKEDPKIVARYGKSNTQFQRDGAPQMVENFCIARRLVEAGARFVSMNYSRWDWHGNDGMNFPKSREEFPMLDQALAALITDLHERGLDRDVSVVVWGEFGRTPKINSKNSRDHWPQANGCLMFGGGMRTGQVVGRTNRNGEFPEDRPVKFQEVFATLYRNAGIDVENIRIFDQAGVPQYLVEQGNAPMRELV, from the coding sequence ATGATCACCATCCTGAGCGCTCAGGCGGGGAAGACGTCGTCCTTTTGCGACCGGCTGTCGCGCCGCGGGTTCCTGACCATCGGCGGGATGGCGCTGGGGGGACTGGGTCTGTCGGACGTGCTGGCGGCGGAACCGCGGAGCCGCTCGCACAAGGCGATCATCAACATCTATCTGCCCGGGGGCCCGTCCCACATCGACATGTGGGATCCGAAGCCGGACGCCCCGCGGGAGGTCCGCGGCGAGTTCAATCCGATCTCGACAAACGTCCCCGGCATCCAGATCTGCGAGCTGTTCCCACAGCTGGCAGCGGTGATGGACAAAGTGGTCGTTGTCCGGTCTCTCTCGGACTCCGCCGGTTTGCACGACGGCTATCAGTGCATGACGGGACGCAAGAAAGGGGAACGCTCGCCGCCGGGCGGGTGGCCGTCCGGCGGAGCGTGGGTTTCCAAGATGCAAGGGCCCGCACAGGAATCGGTCCCGCCGAACATCGCCCTGATGTACCAGACCGGCAACCGGCCGTGGGGGGAACCGGGGACCGGCGGCTTCCTCGGTGTCGCTCATGCGCCTTTCAATACCCTGGGGCGTGAGGCTCGCAGCACTTCGGACAACATGGTGCTGCAGGGGGTCACGCTGGAGCGTCTGCAGGACCGGGTTCAGCTCCGCCGCGCGATCGACTCGATGAAGGAGGCGGTCGACAACCGCGGGATCATGGACAGCCTCGACGTCTCGGTCGGGCAAGCGATGGGGATCCTGACGAGCTCGCGGCTGGCGGACGCTCTCGATCTCTCGAAGGAAGATCCGAAGATCGTCGCCCGTTACGGCAAGAGCAATACGCAGTTCCAGCGGGACGGCGCGCCGCAGATGGTGGAGAACTTCTGCATCGCCCGGCGACTGGTCGAGGCGGGGGCGAGGTTCGTCTCGATGAACTACAGCCGCTGGGACTGGCATGGGAACGATGGGATGAATTTCCCGAAGTCCCGCGAAGAGTTTCCGATGCTCGACCAGGCGCTCGCCGCGCTGATCACGGACCTGCACGAGCGGGGACTCGACCGGGATGTTTCGGTCGTCGTCTGGGGAGAGTTCGGCCGGACTCCGAAGATCAATTCCAAGAACAGCCGCGATCATTGGCCGCAGGCGAACGGGTGCCTGATGTTTGGTGGCGGGATGCGGACGGGGCAGGTGGTGGGCCGCACGAACCGGAACGGGGAGTTTCCGGAGGACCGTCCGGTCAAGTTTCAGGAAGTCTTCGCGACGCTGTATCGCAACGCGGGGATCGATGTGGAGAACATCCGGATCTTCGATCAGGCGGGAGTGCCGCAGTATCTCGTGGAGCAGGGCAATGCACCGATGCGCGAGCTCGTCTAG
- a CDS encoding TlpA family protein disulfide reductase, with amino-acid sequence MVRRSWKQWLAGGAVFAAVVIPAMFAPAQETKDAPPAAPADKKADPLTPPEGNDPKALSLYLKTAVQRRPRQQTQAALAQYLEGIRKAGEEVLKREFDDEELQSQAASLQIQALTLMGQIGQDDAEVRLEKLLASLEKDPRPGVAKVVTVSRFQARLGEFEEAEPAEQKKLVTELADKLSEPDLVGDYLGMAQELTQMLEYSDKTDQAKEILTLLATRLEARKDTDPQIAEGCKQMASSFRGTARRLDLVGRPIEISGTTLDGHPFNIADWKGKVVLVDFWATWCGPCIQEMPNVIAHYKAYHEKGFEVIGISLDESADDLKEFIKERELPWPNLFEKNADTQGFNHPLAKKYGISGIPSCILVDQEGKVVSLTARGPKLGALLTKLLGPAEVKEAASE; translated from the coding sequence ATGGTCAGGAGATCTTGGAAGCAGTGGCTGGCGGGCGGCGCCGTCTTTGCGGCGGTCGTCATTCCCGCGATGTTCGCGCCGGCCCAGGAAACCAAGGACGCTCCCCCGGCTGCTCCCGCCGACAAGAAGGCGGACCCGCTGACTCCGCCCGAGGGGAACGATCCCAAGGCTCTCTCGTTGTACCTGAAGACCGCCGTCCAGCGGCGTCCGCGTCAGCAGACCCAGGCCGCCCTCGCGCAGTACCTGGAGGGGATCCGCAAGGCGGGCGAAGAAGTTCTGAAGCGGGAGTTCGACGACGAGGAGCTTCAGTCGCAGGCGGCGTCGCTGCAGATTCAGGCGCTCACGCTGATGGGGCAGATCGGCCAGGACGATGCCGAAGTCCGCCTTGAGAAGCTCTTGGCGAGCCTCGAGAAAGACCCCCGTCCGGGCGTGGCGAAGGTCGTGACCGTCTCCCGCTTCCAGGCCCGCCTGGGAGAGTTCGAGGAGGCCGAGCCGGCCGAGCAGAAGAAGCTCGTGACGGAACTGGCGGACAAGCTCTCCGAGCCGGACCTGGTCGGAGACTACCTGGGCATGGCTCAGGAACTGACCCAGATGCTGGAGTACTCGGACAAGACCGATCAGGCCAAGGAGATCCTGACTCTCCTGGCGACCCGTCTCGAAGCCCGCAAGGACACCGATCCGCAGATTGCGGAGGGCTGCAAGCAGATGGCCAGTTCCTTCCGCGGAACGGCCCGCCGGCTGGACCTCGTCGGGCGTCCGATCGAGATCTCCGGGACGACGCTCGACGGTCATCCCTTCAACATCGCGGACTGGAAGGGGAAGGTCGTCCTCGTCGATTTCTGGGCGACGTGGTGCGGCCCCTGCATCCAGGAGATGCCGAACGTCATTGCCCACTACAAGGCGTACCACGAGAAGGGATTTGAAGTCATCGGCATCAGCCTCGACGAGTCGGCCGACGATCTGAAGGAGTTCATCAAGGAGCGCGAGCTTCCCTGGCCGAACCTGTTCGAGAAGAACGCCGACACCCAGGGCTTCAATCATCCCCTGGCCAAGAAGTACGGCATCTCGGGGATTCCGTCCTGCATCCTCGTGGACCAGGAAGGGAAGGTGGTCTCGCTCACCGCCCGCGGCCCCAAGCTCGGAGCGCTGCTGACGAAGCTGCTCGGCCCCGCGGAAGTGAAGGAAGCCGCCAGCGAGTAA
- a CDS encoding isoaspartyl peptidase/L-asparaginase family protein, giving the protein MSSKPMPRDTHAILVLHGGAGAPKRDKLTPASEREHRDTLIAALRVGYEILQSPDGTALDATQATVEWLENSPLFNAGRGSVFTREGRNELDAAIADGTTRKAGAVAGVTRLRNPIRAARAILDRSPHVLMIGDGAERFAIDAGCEEVAPLYFWTQDAWDEMQEVHRQVEAKADQIMGKTPHMSHGTVGAVAVDRRKHLAAATSTGGLTYKRSGRVGDTPIIGAGTYADNATCAVSCTGRGEIFQRYCVAHDIAARIQYAKEPLAHAAETTLASLPTETDGVGGLIAIDREGQFAMPFNTRGMFRGYVTADGRFHVAIYPE; this is encoded by the coding sequence ATGTCCTCCAAGCCCATGCCGCGCGACACGCACGCTATTCTCGTCCTTCACGGCGGAGCCGGAGCTCCCAAACGGGACAAGCTCACCCCCGCCAGTGAACGCGAACACCGCGACACCCTGATTGCCGCCCTCCGCGTCGGCTACGAGATCCTCCAGAGCCCCGACGGCACGGCGCTCGACGCCACGCAGGCGACCGTGGAGTGGCTCGAAAACTCTCCCCTCTTCAACGCCGGCCGGGGATCGGTCTTCACGCGGGAAGGGCGGAACGAGCTCGACGCTGCGATCGCTGATGGAACGACGCGAAAGGCCGGGGCCGTCGCCGGGGTCACCCGCCTTCGCAATCCGATCCGCGCCGCCCGGGCGATCCTCGACCGCTCGCCCCACGTCCTGATGATCGGCGACGGTGCGGAACGATTCGCCATCGACGCCGGTTGCGAGGAGGTCGCCCCCCTTTACTTCTGGACGCAGGACGCCTGGGACGAGATGCAGGAGGTGCATCGGCAGGTCGAGGCCAAGGCCGACCAGATCATGGGGAAGACGCCTCACATGTCCCACGGCACCGTCGGCGCCGTGGCGGTGGACCGCCGGAAGCATCTCGCCGCCGCCACCTCCACCGGCGGACTGACGTACAAGCGCTCCGGCCGCGTCGGCGACACCCCGATCATCGGTGCGGGGACCTACGCGGACAACGCGACCTGCGCGGTCTCGTGCACCGGACGGGGAGAGATCTTCCAGCGATACTGCGTGGCTCACGACATCGCGGCTCGCATCCAGTATGCGAAGGAACCGCTCGCGCACGCGGCCGAGACGACGCTCGCCTCGCTCCCAACGGAAACGGATGGCGTCGGGGGACTGATCGCCATCGACCGCGAAGGACAGTTCGCGATGCCCTTCAACACCCGCGGCATGTTCCGCGGGTATGTCACGGCCGACGGCCGCTTCCACGTCGCGATCTATCCGGAGTGA
- a CDS encoding efflux RND transporter permease subunit has protein sequence MWIVRLALRRPYTFVVMAMLIAILGTVTILRMPTDIFPEIDIPVVAVIWTYTGISPDEMETRVVGNYERVLVSTVSGIEHIESQSLTGIAVVKIFLQEGANIDSAISQVVATSQQVLRSMPPGIFPPLVMRYNAANVPIVQVSLGSDTLSEQQLFDYATTGLRPGMATVPGAQIPYPYGGKVRQIMVDIDPEKLFAWKLSAADISNAVNAQNLIAPTGSAKIGPQEYNVRLNSSPEVVAAIADLPIKSVGTRTVYIRDVANVRDGFAPQTNIVRVDGKRGVLQPILKSGASTLDIVNGVKARMPAVMATLPDTLQSTLLSDQSIFVKGSIHGVVVEAAIAAGLTGLMILLFLGSWRSTLIVVISIPLSILVSIIILNFLGETLNVMTLGGMALAVGILVDDATVEIENIHRNLHMGKRLVPAILDGAQQIATPAFVATLCICIVFVPVVFITGAARSLFTPMAMAVVFAMLTSYMLSRTLVPTMVHYLLASEVAMYGGHPEEGQSATPVKRGLIWRVHDRFNHHFDKLKDFYGHCLAWALGNRALVAMAFAGFVVMSLGLAPLIGRDFFPSVDSGQIRLHVRAPAGTRIEETERYFARISDVIHEVIPDDEISKVIDNIGIPNSGINLALSDGSLMSSADGEVLVSLSEHHAPTADYIRDLRVKLNDRFPDLTFYFQPPDIVTQVLNFGLAAPIDVQLVGPRGNYDKNFAIARTLRDRIAEIPGAVDAHLQQVPLTPELSVETDRTLLSQLGMSQRDVSSDLLVSLSSSGQAAPNYWLDPKSGVQYPLAVQTPQYKVDSVAAITQTPVIQENGKNGNAPTSMANSQLMGNLVKVGHRFGPTNVTHYNIAQSFDILASVQGTDLGRVSAAIDKLLAEVRPTLPRGTTVAVRGQVQSMNTSFRGLGFGLVFSVVLVYLLMVVNFQSWLDPLIILMALPGALSGILWMLFLTQTTISVPALMGAIMCIGVATANSILLITFANDQRKEGKNAHDAAWAAGVTRLRPVIMTALAMILGMLPMSLGLGEGGEQNAPLGRAVIGGLSFATFATLFFVPIVYSALRQTMPVRIQEPELLESAVTA, from the coding sequence ATGTGGATTGTCCGCCTCGCACTCCGTCGTCCCTATACGTTCGTCGTCATGGCGATGCTGATCGCCATACTGGGGACGGTGACGATCCTCCGGATGCCGACCGACATCTTCCCGGAGATCGATATCCCGGTCGTGGCGGTCATCTGGACCTACACCGGGATCTCTCCGGACGAGATGGAGACCCGCGTCGTCGGGAACTACGAGCGCGTGCTGGTCTCGACCGTGAGCGGCATCGAGCACATCGAGAGCCAGTCGCTGACCGGCATCGCGGTGGTGAAAATCTTTCTCCAGGAGGGGGCCAATATCGACAGCGCGATCTCGCAGGTCGTCGCCACGTCGCAGCAGGTCCTCCGCTCCATGCCGCCGGGGATTTTTCCGCCCCTGGTCATGCGCTACAACGCGGCCAACGTGCCGATCGTGCAGGTCTCATTGGGGAGCGACACGCTCTCCGAGCAGCAGCTGTTCGACTACGCCACGACCGGTCTGCGGCCCGGGATGGCGACCGTTCCGGGGGCCCAGATCCCCTACCCTTATGGGGGCAAAGTCCGTCAGATCATGGTCGATATCGACCCGGAAAAACTCTTCGCCTGGAAGCTTTCCGCCGCGGATATCTCCAACGCCGTCAACGCCCAGAACCTGATCGCTCCCACCGGCTCCGCCAAGATCGGCCCGCAGGAATACAACGTCCGGCTCAACAGCAGTCCCGAGGTCGTGGCGGCCATCGCCGACCTGCCGATCAAGTCGGTCGGGACGCGGACGGTCTATATCCGCGACGTGGCGAACGTCCGCGACGGCTTCGCCCCGCAGACGAACATTGTCCGCGTTGACGGCAAGCGGGGAGTGCTACAGCCGATCCTGAAGTCGGGGGCCTCGACGCTCGACATCGTGAACGGGGTCAAGGCGCGGATGCCCGCCGTTATGGCGACCTTGCCCGACACGCTGCAGTCGACGCTCCTCTCCGACCAGTCGATCTTCGTCAAAGGCTCGATCCACGGGGTCGTCGTCGAGGCCGCGATCGCCGCCGGTTTGACGGGGCTCATGATCCTGCTGTTCCTGGGATCGTGGCGGAGCACGCTGATCGTCGTCATCTCGATCCCGCTGTCGATCCTGGTCTCGATCATCATCCTGAACTTCCTCGGCGAGACGCTGAACGTCATGACCCTGGGGGGGATGGCGCTGGCGGTCGGGATCCTGGTCGACGACGCGACCGTCGAGATCGAGAACATCCACCGCAACCTTCACATGGGGAAGCGTCTGGTTCCGGCGATTCTCGACGGCGCTCAGCAGATCGCGACCCCTGCCTTCGTGGCGACACTCTGTATCTGCATCGTGTTCGTCCCCGTTGTCTTCATCACCGGGGCGGCCCGCTCGCTGTTTACGCCGATGGCGATGGCGGTCGTGTTCGCGATGCTGACGAGTTACATGCTGAGCCGGACGCTCGTCCCGACGATGGTCCACTACCTGCTCGCCAGCGAAGTCGCGATGTACGGCGGCCATCCCGAGGAGGGGCAGTCCGCCACCCCGGTCAAGCGGGGCCTGATCTGGCGCGTCCACGACCGGTTCAATCACCACTTCGACAAGCTCAAGGACTTTTACGGGCATTGCCTCGCCTGGGCGCTCGGGAACCGGGCCCTGGTGGCGATGGCGTTTGCCGGGTTCGTCGTGATGTCGCTGGGGCTCGCTCCCCTGATCGGTCGGGACTTTTTCCCGAGCGTCGACTCGGGCCAGATCCGGCTGCACGTGCGGGCTCCGGCGGGGACCCGGATCGAGGAGACCGAGCGGTACTTCGCCCGGATCAGCGACGTCATCCACGAAGTCATCCCGGACGATGAGATCTCGAAGGTCATCGACAACATCGGGATCCCGAACAGCGGGATCAACCTGGCGTTGAGCGACGGCTCGCTCATGTCGTCGGCCGATGGAGAAGTCCTGGTGTCGCTGTCGGAGCATCACGCACCGACGGCCGACTACATCCGCGATCTGCGGGTCAAGCTGAACGATCGCTTCCCGGACCTGACGTTCTACTTCCAGCCGCCCGACATCGTGACGCAGGTCTTGAACTTCGGCCTGGCGGCCCCGATCGATGTGCAGCTCGTCGGCCCGCGGGGGAACTACGACAAGAACTTTGCCATCGCCCGGACGCTTCGCGACCGGATCGCCGAGATTCCCGGTGCGGTCGACGCGCACCTGCAGCAGGTCCCCCTCACCCCGGAGCTGTCGGTTGAGACGGACCGGACGCTCCTCAGCCAGCTCGGGATGTCGCAGCGCGATGTCTCCAGCGACCTCCTTGTCTCGCTCAGCTCGAGCGGACAGGCCGCGCCGAACTACTGGCTCGACCCGAAGTCGGGCGTGCAGTACCCGCTGGCGGTCCAGACGCCGCAGTACAAGGTCGACTCGGTGGCGGCGATCACGCAGACGCCGGTCATCCAGGAGAACGGTAAGAACGGGAACGCTCCGACCTCGATGGCCAACTCCCAGTTGATGGGGAACCTCGTCAAGGTGGGACACCGTTTCGGCCCCACGAACGTCACGCACTACAACATCGCCCAGAGCTTCGACATCCTGGCGAGCGTCCAGGGGACCGACCTGGGGCGGGTCTCGGCAGCGATCGACAAGCTGCTGGCGGAAGTCCGCCCCACCCTCCCCCGCGGGACGACGGTGGCGGTCCGCGGGCAGGTGCAGAGCATGAACACCTCGTTCCGGGGGCTCGGCTTCGGCCTCGTCTTCTCGGTCGTGCTCGTCTACCTGCTGATGGTGGTCAACTTCCAGTCGTGGCTCGACCCGCTGATCATCCTGATGGCCCTTCCCGGGGCGCTCTCGGGGATTCTGTGGATGCTCTTCCTGACGCAGACCACGATCAGCGTCCCGGCGCTGATGGGGGCGATCATGTGCATCGGGGTGGCGACCGCCAACTCGATCCTGCTGATCACCTTTGCGAACGATCAGCGCAAGGAAGGAAAGAACGCCCACGACGCGGCCTGGGCCGCGGGGGTGACGCGGCTCCGGCCGGTCATCATGACCGCCCTCGCCATGATCCTGGGGATGCTCCCGATGTCGCTGGGCCTGGGAGAAGGGGGCGAGCAGAACGCCCCGCTCGGCCGGGCGGTCATCGGCGGTCTGAGCTTTGCCACCTTCGCCACCCTGTTCTTTGTCCCGATCGTCTACAGCGCCCTCCGTCAGACGATGCCCGTCCGCATTCAGGAACCCGAACTTCTCGAAAGCGCGGTGACCGCATGA
- a CDS encoding undecaprenyl-diphosphate phosphatase: MDYLSIIILGIVQGITEFLPISSDGHLVIVSEILRRWRGLSEEQLASIPVIVALHIGTLLSIVVVFRRELIDLVRRPRLLAPVVVATLPLVVIGKPLSDALESIEHASWFPMLAGAGLCFTALLMFLSRYFDGGQKTVEDFGVRPRGWIDALIVGLLQCIAPLPGVSRSGSTIFAAMTRGYTRVDAARFSFLIAVPAIGGAVTLHLRSILKGDLGTPLPVLATGVVVSFLVGLAALEWLLRIVARGRLHWFAWYCLIVGIGVIVWQFSVR; encoded by the coding sequence ATGGACTACCTGAGCATCATCATCCTTGGAATCGTCCAGGGGATCACGGAATTTCTGCCGATCAGCTCCGACGGTCACCTCGTGATCGTCTCGGAAATCCTCCGCCGCTGGCGGGGACTGAGCGAGGAACAGCTCGCCTCGATCCCGGTGATCGTGGCCCTGCACATCGGGACGCTGCTTTCGATCGTCGTGGTCTTCCGGCGGGAGCTGATCGACCTCGTCCGCCGGCCGCGGCTGCTGGCCCCGGTCGTCGTCGCGACTCTCCCGCTGGTCGTGATCGGCAAGCCTCTGAGCGACGCTCTCGAATCGATCGAACACGCCAGCTGGTTCCCGATGCTCGCCGGGGCGGGACTCTGCTTCACGGCCCTGCTGATGTTTCTCTCGCGATACTTCGACGGCGGCCAGAAGACGGTTGAAGACTTCGGCGTCCGGCCCCGGGGCTGGATCGACGCCCTGATCGTCGGCCTTCTGCAGTGCATCGCCCCCTTGCCCGGAGTCAGCCGGTCGGGAAGCACGATCTTCGCCGCGATGACCCGGGGCTACACACGGGTCGACGCGGCCCGGTTCTCGTTCCTGATCGCGGTCCCGGCGATCGGCGGAGCGGTGACGCTTCACCTCCGCTCGATTCTCAAAGGGGACCTGGGAACGCCGCTCCCCGTCCTGGCGACGGGGGTGGTCGTCTCCTTTCTCGTCGGTCTGGCCGCCCTGGAGTGGCTCCTGCGGATCGTCGCCCGCGGCCGGCTCCACTGGTTCGCCTGGTACTGCCTCATCGTGGGCATCGGGGTGATCGTCTGGCAGTTCTCCGTGCGCTGA